In Natronomonas halophila, one DNA window encodes the following:
- a CDS encoding DUF460 domain-containing protein: MSTRTSALDSIIFGVDIQSGDIRGDSPSYALVTFDGESIERDVVSHRKLRRRIDDEGPAIVATDNTYELAEDKAGLVGFLRELPTETKLVQVTGDERPEPLSRVASRHGVPYGKKPMQEAEAAARLAAHNVGYEVSAFTNTTEIKVARGRSTGGGGGWSEDRFTRRIHGSVKTTARDVESKLDEAALDYEKDVTEKYGGYSRAIFEVEAKPSEIPVSARRSGDTRIEIERERRDGIEYRPLAQRQDHVVVGIDPGTTTAVALLDLDGQTLDVWSSRTSDTAEVIEWIIEHGRPVVVAADVEPMPETVEKIRRSFDAAGWIPERDLPVDEKLHRTRDESYDNDHQRDALAAALFAFDGHEDQFERITAKTPPQFDRGEVIDRVVAGEESVETVLEDLSEDGESDEETTEHDPRELTDDEKEIKRLQARIDRLEDHVEDLKDTIASKDDRIDELESELSEAKREERKEARERREVTRLERENERLKRELAEAEQANEELDGKLERLKELWKIDHSNFAEVSEAKEGLVPVKPIAQFTKDAIETADEEYGIASGDVVYLRDASGAGRATAELLAERTPRVVLRDGGLSEQADEVLFDHEIPVGPADDVDIQEIDELAVAEEGDIEAVIDDWEARAEERRKEEKSEQLDQLISEHRARDPEHG, translated from the coding sequence GGTCGACATCCAGAGCGGCGATATTCGGGGGGATTCGCCCTCCTACGCCCTCGTTACCTTCGACGGTGAGTCCATCGAGCGCGACGTGGTCTCCCACCGGAAACTCCGCCGGCGCATCGACGACGAGGGGCCCGCCATCGTCGCGACGGACAACACCTACGAACTCGCCGAGGACAAGGCCGGTCTCGTCGGCTTCCTCCGCGAGTTGCCGACCGAGACCAAACTCGTCCAGGTGACCGGCGACGAGCGCCCGGAACCCCTCTCGCGGGTCGCCTCCCGGCACGGCGTCCCCTACGGCAAAAAGCCGATGCAGGAAGCCGAGGCCGCCGCCCGGCTTGCGGCCCACAACGTCGGCTACGAGGTGTCGGCCTTTACCAACACCACCGAAATCAAGGTCGCCAGAGGGCGCTCGACCGGCGGCGGTGGCGGCTGGAGCGAGGACCGCTTTACCCGCCGCATCCACGGGTCGGTCAAGACGACCGCCCGCGACGTCGAGTCGAAACTCGACGAGGCCGCCCTCGACTACGAGAAGGACGTCACCGAGAAGTACGGCGGCTACTCCCGGGCCATCTTCGAGGTCGAAGCCAAGCCCTCCGAGATACCCGTTTCCGCCCGTCGCTCCGGCGATACGCGCATCGAAATCGAGCGAGAACGACGCGACGGCATCGAATACCGCCCGCTGGCCCAGCGACAGGACCACGTCGTCGTCGGCATCGACCCCGGGACGACGACCGCGGTCGCGCTGCTGGACTTGGACGGCCAGACCCTCGACGTCTGGTCGAGTCGGACCAGCGACACCGCCGAGGTCATCGAGTGGATTATCGAACACGGCCGGCCGGTCGTCGTCGCTGCCGACGTCGAACCGATGCCCGAAACCGTCGAGAAGATACGCCGGAGTTTCGATGCGGCCGGCTGGATTCCCGAACGCGACCTGCCGGTCGACGAGAAACTCCACCGCACGCGCGATGAGAGCTACGACAACGACCACCAGCGGGACGCGCTTGCCGCCGCGCTCTTCGCCTTCGACGGCCACGAGGACCAGTTCGAGCGCATCACCGCGAAAACGCCGCCGCAGTTCGACCGCGGGGAAGTCATCGACCGCGTCGTCGCCGGCGAGGAAAGCGTCGAAACGGTCCTCGAGGACCTCTCGGAGGACGGCGAGTCCGACGAGGAGACGACCGAACACGACCCCCGCGAGTTGACCGACGACGAGAAGGAAATCAAGCGCTTGCAGGCCCGTATCGACCGCCTCGAGGACCACGTCGAGGACCTCAAGGACACCATCGCGAGCAAGGACGACCGCATCGACGAGCTCGAATCCGAACTCTCCGAGGCCAAACGCGAGGAGCGCAAGGAGGCTCGCGAGCGCCGCGAGGTCACCCGCCTCGAACGGGAAAACGAGCGGCTCAAGCGCGAACTCGCCGAGGCCGAGCAGGCCAACGAGGAACTCGACGGCAAACTCGAACGCCTCAAGGAACTGTGGAAAATCGACCACTCGAACTTCGCCGAGGTTTCGGAGGCCAAGGAGGGCCTCGTTCCCGTCAAGCCCATCGCGCAGTTCACCAAGGACGCCATCGAGACGGCCGACGAGGAATACGGCATCGCGTCCGGCGACGTGGTCTACCTCCGGGATGCCAGCGGCGCCGGTCGGGCGACTGCCGAACTGCTCGCCGAGCGGACTCCCCGCGTCGTCCTCCGTGACGGCGGCCTCTCCGAGCAGGCCGACGAGGTGCTCTTCGACCACGAGATTCCGGTCGGCCCCGCCGACGACGTCGACATCCAAGAAATCGACGAACTCGCCGTCGCCGAGGAGGGCGACATCGAGGCCGTCATCGACGACTGGGAGGCCCGCGCCGAGGAGCGCCGCAAGGAGGAGAAATCCGAGCAGCTCGACCAGCTCATCAGCGAACACCGCGCTCGCGACCCGGAGCACGGCTGA
- a CDS encoding zinc-dependent alcohol dehydrogenase family protein, which yields MRAVVFQEAGEMMEVEEVDRPEPDADGIVVETEACGVCRSDWHAWQGDWDWVGVMPTPGLIFGHEPVGTVKEVGEDVENFSVGDRVCVPFNLSDGTCRYCKQGRANICERVVPLGFVSFQPGAFAEEFPVRNADHNVIKLPDGVDPVEVAGLGCRFATAFHGLVHRVDVTAGDWVAVHGCGGVGLSAVHIADALGANVIAVDLDDDKLRKAEELGADETVNVKDVQDVPQAVKGHTPSSRGVEVSVDALGVAETCRNSVNSLGKGGQNLQIGLTTSEEEGEVSLPVDNIVMDEREFIGSFGMPPHEYEEIFSMMEQGKISPGKIVSKTVSLDEVPETIASMGDFDTIGIPVCDEF from the coding sequence ATGCGAGCGGTCGTCTTCCAGGAAGCCGGCGAGATGATGGAAGTCGAGGAGGTCGACCGCCCCGAACCGGACGCGGACGGCATCGTCGTCGAAACCGAGGCCTGCGGCGTCTGCCGCTCGGACTGGCACGCCTGGCAGGGCGACTGGGACTGGGTCGGCGTCATGCCCACGCCCGGCCTCATCTTCGGCCACGAACCCGTCGGCACGGTCAAGGAAGTCGGCGAGGACGTCGAGAACTTCAGCGTTGGCGACCGCGTCTGCGTCCCCTTCAACCTCAGCGACGGCACCTGCCGCTACTGCAAACAGGGCCGCGCGAACATCTGTGAACGAGTCGTCCCGCTCGGCTTCGTCTCCTTCCAGCCCGGCGCCTTCGCCGAGGAGTTCCCCGTCCGCAACGCCGACCACAACGTCATCAAACTCCCCGACGGCGTCGACCCCGTCGAGGTCGCGGGCCTCGGCTGTCGGTTCGCAACGGCCTTCCACGGCCTCGTCCACCGCGTCGATGTCACCGCCGGCGACTGGGTCGCCGTCCACGGCTGTGGCGGCGTCGGCCTCTCGGCGGTCCACATCGCCGACGCCCTCGGCGCCAACGTCATCGCCGTCGACCTCGACGACGACAAACTCCGCAAGGCCGAGGAACTCGGCGCCGACGAGACGGTCAACGTCAAGGACGTTCAGGACGTCCCGCAGGCCGTCAAGGGTCACACCCCGAGCAGCCGCGGGGTCGAGGTCAGCGTCGACGCCCTCGGCGTCGCCGAGACCTGCCGCAACTCCGTCAACTCTCTCGGGAAGGGCGGTCAGAACCTCCAGATCGGTCTCACCACCAGCGAGGAGGAAGGCGAGGTCTCCCTGCCCGTCGACAACATCGTCATGGACGAACGGGAGTTCATCGGCTCCTTCGGCATGCCGCCCCACGAGTACGAGGAAATCTTCTCGATGATGGAGCAGGGCAAAATCAGCCCCGGCAAAATCGTCTCGAAGACCGTCTCGCTCGATGAGGTCCCCGAGACCATCGCCTCGATGGGCGATTTCGACACCATCGGGATTCCGGTCTGCGACGAATTCTAG
- the eif1A gene encoding translation initiation factor eIF-1A: MSDNEGRKNLRMPDDDEVFAVVTNMLGANRVKVRCMDGTERTARIPGRMQKRVWIREDDVVLVEPWDWQDEKADITWRYEKQEADQLREEGHIQDSV; encoded by the coding sequence ATGAGCGACAACGAGGGGCGTAAGAACCTCCGGATGCCTGACGACGACGAGGTATTCGCTGTCGTCACGAACATGCTCGGTGCGAACCGGGTCAAAGTCCGCTGTATGGACGGGACGGAACGAACCGCCCGGATTCCGGGCCGGATGCAGAAACGCGTCTGGATTCGTGAGGACGACGTGGTCCTCGTCGAGCCGTGGGACTGGCAAGACGAGAAGGCCGACATCACCTGGCGCTACGAGAAGCAGGAGGCCGACCAACTCCGCGAGGAAGGCCACATTCAGGACAGCGTCTAG